Proteins from one Candidatus Desulfovibrio trichonymphae genomic window:
- a CDS encoding M20/M25/M40 family metallo-hydrolase: MPSTREIAGRHNVDIVVNVVREQAASTVSPQEPVVEALRKAVPHVYDVCTRPIGIGGTTVAALLWHRGFPAAVWSCLANTCHQPDEYSMISATIKDAQVFAHILMHAYHA, translated from the coding sequence GTGCCCTCCACCAGAGAAATTGCCGGGCGGCACAATGTGGACATTGTGGTAAACGTGGTGCGGGAGCAGGCCGCTTCAACCGTCTCTCCGCAAGAGCCTGTTGTTGAAGCCCTGCGTAAAGCCGTTCCGCACGTATACGACGTTTGCACCCGCCCTATCGGCATAGGCGGAACCACAGTGGCCGCGCTGTTGTGGCACAGGGGCTTTCCTGCAGCCGTCTGGAGCTGCCTTGCAAACACCTGTCACCAACCGGACGAATACAGCATGATCAGCGCGACCATTAAAGACGCGCAAGTTTTCGCCCATATTCTAATGCACGCTTACCATGCCTAA
- a CDS encoding M20/M25/M40 family metallo-hydrolase, whose protein sequence is MDNDDLTRLSVALTGRRVRVVELQTALTACGVRDMQRTGGIRQNLVARVPGKSARTLWIFGHTDVVPPGDSTAWSSDPWTVRQAEDRLYGRGVEDNQHALAGMLILVEELHALRMRPRLTLGLVFMADEECGSDYGLGHLLCGLPAAVGRLP, encoded by the coding sequence ATGGACAATGATGATCTGACAAGACTCTCGGTCGCCCTGACAGGTCGTCGGGTGCGCGTTGTGGAATTGCAGACCGCGCTCACGGCCTGCGGCGTTCGGGACATGCAACGCACTGGCGGGATCCGGCAGAATCTCGTGGCCCGTGTGCCGGGCAAGTCTGCACGAACGCTCTGGATTTTCGGCCATACAGATGTTGTTCCCCCCGGCGACTCCACTGCCTGGAGTTCTGATCCCTGGACAGTACGGCAGGCGGAGGACAGACTTTACGGTCGCGGCGTGGAAGACAATCAGCATGCCCTTGCGGGCATGCTGATTCTGGTTGAAGAACTGCACGCCCTACGCATGAGGCCCCGTCTCACCCTTGGCCTTGTCTTCATGGCCGACGAAGAATGCGGCAGCGACTACGGCTTGGGTCATCTTTTATGCGGACTGCCGGCTGCTGTTGGACGTCTCCCCTGA
- a CDS encoding PxxKW family cysteine-rich protein — protein MSLLENAAKTPDGIVMNGFLLSPVVEQCAGCGRVRQFDEQEFCSSYPDPTSKWTGGRCNFATHVKTQTTAAAKVNPLKASKRAAKGR, from the coding sequence ATGAGTCTGCTGGAAAATGCCGCCAAAACTCCTGATGGCATTGTTATGAACGGTTTTCTGCTTTCTCCTGTTGTGGAGCAGTGCGCCGGCTGTGGTCGCGTGCGTCAGTTCGACGAGCAGGAATTCTGTTCAAGTTACCCGGACCCCACAAGTAAATGGACCGGCGGTCGCTGCAACTTTGCCACACACGTCAAAACCCAGACAACCGCCGCCGCCAAGGTGAACCCACTGAAGGCATCCAAGCGCGCCGCAAAAGGACGTTAA